A genomic region of Maniola hyperantus chromosome 5, iAphHyp1.2, whole genome shotgun sequence contains the following coding sequences:
- the LOC117982087 gene encoding D-erythronate dehydrogenase-like: MNVAVTGAAGFLGRRLTDALLDAQSPLPVARLLLVDLAAPPPRADVRVAALALDLAAPGAAERVVRADCHVLFHLAAAVSGHAEAELEAGLRANLDATRALADAARRRAPALRFVFASSVAVYGAGGELPEAPDERVAPAPRSSYGCAKAMAELLLSDYSRRGHLDARVVRLPTVSVRGGEANRAVTSFASALVREPLRGAMCAVPVDGALRLWLCSPAAATRNLLHAATLAPGALGAARALNLPGVSVAVRDMVAALRAAAGAAAAARVRFERDERVERLVASLPPALDHSRALRLGFVVDEDFADIIHKYITECEDLG, translated from the exons ATGAATGTGGCGGTGACCGGCGCTGCGGGCTTCCTGGGCCGGCGCCTCACGGACGCGCTGCTGGACGCGCAGTCGCCGCTGCCCGTGGCGCGCCTGCTGCTCGTGGACctggccgcgccgccgccgcgcgccgacGTGCGCGTGGCCGCGCTCGCGCTCGACCTGGCCGCGCCCGGCGCCGCCGAGCGCGTCGTGCGCGCCGACTGCCACGTGCTGTTCCACCTCGCCGCCGCCGTCAGCGGCCACGCCGAGGCCGAGCTCGAGGCCGGCCTGCGCGCCAACCTCGACGCCACGCGCGCGCTGGCcgacgcggcgcggcgccgcgcgcCCGCCCTGCGCTTCGTGTTCGCCAGCAGCGTCGCCGTGTACGGCGCCGGCGGCGAGCTGCCCGAGGCGCCCGACGAGCGCGTGGCGCCCGCGCCGCGCAGCTCGTACGGCTGCGCGAAGGCGATGGCGGAGCTGCTGCTGAGCGACTACTCGCGGCGCGGGCACCTGGACGCGCGCGTCGTGCGCCTGCCCACGGTGAGCGTGCGCGGCGGCGAGGCGAACCGCGCCGTCACGTCGTTCGCGAGCGCGCTGGTGCGCGAGCCGCTGCGCGGCGCGATGTGCGCGGTGCCGGTGGACGGCGCGCTGCGGCTGTGGCTGTGCAGCCCGGCCGCGGCGACGCGCAACCTGCTGCACGCGGCGACGCTGGCGCCGGGCGCGCTGGGCGCGGCGCGCGCGCTCAACCTGCCCGGCGTGAGCGTGGCGGTGCGCGACATGGTGGCGGCGCTgcgcgcggcggcgggcgcggcggcggcggcgcgcgtgcGCTTCGAGCGCGACGAGCGCGTGGAGCGGCTGGTGGCGTCGCTGCCGCCAGCGCTGGACCACAGCCGCGCTCTTCGTCTCGGCTTCGTCGTAGACGAGGACTTCGCAGACATCATTCACAAATACATCACTGAATGTGAGGATCTAGGC TGA
- the LOC117982086 gene encoding claspin-like produces the protein METVDDNFAWTDASTDSSRDTDMVVDMKQSKSKRGSDRGEAHNNESHGEPGTVQDEKQHREKKRKKHAIYEEVENDNSNHRINQSIKSEPNSDFDLPKDNKKRLKRDKTSASSDHQETFYDAEDYLNLRVKQEQATFVEPTPMNTKKKKKHKEEPKQNEDEDIEEHNLDSSCLGNGDHSLTSEIDISNSKKKKKKKKKEKLSMDCDTSEILEDSEDSPKTKKKKNLHEAEDYLNLRVKQEQATFVEPTPMKMKNKKKHNEEPKENQEQELELSALSKDDIDIEEHNLDSSCLINGDHSLTCEIDISNSKRKKKKKKEILSMDGDTSDILEDSEDQRKTKKKRNKDDGEKSQISSSKILSSTLIQDIGSIQENGREQHHSDVAAIHSSTGTSTHKSSEVALQTASRISDRIRFEEDSVDYEPEEDIPIDDVSTRLQQFISSNVTLQPLQVALPSDPSIGGDDEVWLFKVPHDICVDNLVSTNLTLDGKKKVKINGNTYDTEMDLTVGAAPILVFNKRKAFIKNIPLKGVIHLHKRIPKIHIPYESLMMSTESSFVPLPDTKCRHPLFGARYESAARVPPAAAARLRAAGDRPNETRRKHKVETESDADVKPNIEELRHSHRKKRKMKEKLKSESDSEVRAPSPEFLYSKKKKRKSKERLEFESASEARPSVEVLHSKKKKKKNKRRLEMESDAEMKLNIEASHSNKKRRKHSEENTGTQAGNKAKRVKREPAWDSELAIEKNLFDF, from the exons ATGGAAACAGTTGATGATAACTTTGCATGGACAGACGCCTCGACCGATTCCAGCAGAGATACAGACAT GGTCGTAGATATGAAGCAAAGTAAATCAAAGCGAGGGTCTGATAGAGGCGAAGCTCACAACAATGAATCCCACGGCGAACCGGGAACTGTTCAGGATGAAAAACAACACAGAGAAAAGAAACGAAAAAAGCATGCAATTTATGAGGAGGTTGAGAATGATAACAGCAATCATCGGATAAACCAATCTATAAAGTCTGAACCGAACAGTGATTTTGATTTGcctaaagataataaaaaaaggCTCAAACGTGATAAAACCAGCGCCAGCAGCGATCACCAAGAAACCTTCTATGACGCTGAGGACTACTTAAATCTTAGAGTCAAACAAGAACAGGCTACTTTTGTAGAACCCACTCCGATGaatacaaaaaagaaaaaaaagcataAAGAGGAACCTAAACAAAATGAAGATGAAGATATTGAGGAACATAATTTAGATAGTTCATGTCTGGGTAACGGTGATCACTCCCTAACTAGTGAAATAGATATAAGTAACagtaagaagaagaaaaagaaaaagaaaaaagaaaaattatcaATGGACTGTGACACGAGTGAAATATTAGAGGATTCAGAGGATAGTCCTAAaacaaagaagaaaaaaaatttacatgaaGCTGAGGACTATTTAAATCTTAGAGTCAAACAAGAACAAGCTACTTTTGTAGAACCCACTccgatgaaaatgaaaaataaaaaaaagcacaACGAGGAACCTAAAGAGAACCAAGAACAAGAATTAGAACTTTCTGCACTGTCCAAAGATGACATTGATATTGAGGAACATAATTTAGATAGTTCTTGTCTTATTAACGGTGATCACTCCCTAACTTGTGAAATAGATATTAGTAACAGTAAgaggaaaaaaaagaagaaaaaggaAATATTATCAATGGACGGTGACACGAGTGACATATTGGAGGATTCAGAGGATCAGAGGAAAACAAAGAAGAAGAGAAATAAGGATGATGGTGAGAAAAGTCAAATTTCAAGTTCTAAAATATTAAGTTCAACATTAATTCAAGACATAGGCTCCATTCAAGAGAACGGCAGGGAGCAGCATCACAGCGATGTTGCTGCAATTCACAGCAGCACCGGAACATCTACTCACAAGTCAAGTGAAGTAGCTTTACAAACAGCTTCCAGAATATCAGATAGAATAAGATTCGAAGAAGACAGCGTAGACTATGAACCTGAAGAAGATATTCCAATAGATGACGTGTCTACTCGGCTCCAACAGTTCATCAGCTCCAACGTCACGCTGCAACCGTTGCAGGTGGCCTTGCCCAGCGACCCCAGCATCGGCGGTGACGACGAGGTGTGGCTGTTCAAAGTGCCTCATGACATTTGTGTTGACAATTTAGTCAGTACGAATTTGACATTGGATGGTAAGAAAAAAGTCAAGATAAACGGAAACACTTACGATACAGAAATGGACCTCACTGTGGGCGCGGCTCCCATACTCgtatttaataaaagaaaagcatttataaaaaatataccgtTGAAGGGTGTCATACATTTACATAAAAGGATTCCTAAAATTCATATTCCGTACGAGTCGTTGATGATGAGCACCGAGAGCAGCTTCGTTCCCCTGCCCGACACCAAGTGCCGCCACCCCTTGTTCGGCGCCCGCTACGAGAGCGCCGCCAGGGTGCCGCCCGCCGCGGCCGCGCGCCTGCGGGCCGCCGGCGACCGGCCGAACGAGACGAGACGTAAACACAAAGTCGAGACCGAATCGGACGCGGACGTGAAGCCTAACATCGAGGAGCTCCGACACTCGCAccgaaagaaaagaaaaatgaaagaaaaactaAAGTCGGAATCTGATAGCGAGGTCCGAGCGCCGAGCCCCGAGTTCCTGTATtccaaaaagaagaaaagaaaaagtaaaGAACGACTCGAGTTTGAATCTGCCAGCGAGGCGCGACCGAGCGTCGAGGTGTTGCACtccaaaaaaaagaagaaaaaaaataaaagaagacTCGAGATGGAGTCTGACGCGGAGATGAAACTGAACATTGAAGCCTCACACTCCAACAAAAAGAGAAGGAAACACAGCGAGGAGAACACAGGCACTCAGGCGGGGAACAAAGCCAAGCGAGTGAAGCGCGAGCCCGCGTGGGACTCCGAGCTAGCTATAGAGAAGAACCTATTTGATttttaa
- the LOC138402344 gene encoding uncharacterized protein — MSQSLGVKETDVKQSVCEAFFGRLTKICKSYLSGANKIRAYNGWVMPVLMYTFGVLRWTQTELDALDRKVRTTMTLYRMHHPKSSVMRLYIPRKCGGRGVLSVKTMHNREIANLRTYFETMRGSPMHREVIECDKGLTPLSLAQTEWQKPVVLSTSDREAVWREKELHGRFFKALNEPHVDKKASVQWLRFGDLFGETEGFVCAIQDQVVKTRNYRKYILKDGTHDICRACRHPGESLRHVLSGCSALANTEYLHRHNQAAKILHQELALKYGLLDERLPYYKYTPVPVLERDGVRLYWDRSIITDRTILANKPDIVVVDRAQSRVFLVDITIPYDENLVRAETEKKRNQPRSTSEATGVPWQFARSQDAKSGLAGLG; from the exons ATGTCACAGTCGCTAGGGGTAAAAGAGACGGACGTGAAACAGTCTGTTTGCGAGGCCTTTTTTGGCCGTCtgacaaaaatctgtaaaagttatTTGTCAGGCGCCAATAAAATCCGAGCTTATAACGGCTGGGTCATGCCCGTTCTCATGTACACCTTTGGCGTGCTCAGATGGACTCAGACTGAACTTGACGCCCTGGACAGAAAAGTCCGCACAACTATGACTCTTTATCGCATGCACCACCCAAAATcgtctgtgatgaggttgtatatcccccggaagtgtggtggtcgaggcgtattgagcgtcaagaccatgcataaccgggagatagccaacctcagaacctactttgagacgatgagggggtcccccatgcatagagaggtcatagaatgtgataaaggactcaccccactatccttagcccaaaccgagtggcagaaaccggtggtacttagcacctctgaccgggaggccgtatggagggagaaggagctgcacggacgcttttttaaagctcttaatgagccacacgtagataaaaaagcgtccgtgcagtggctgcgctttggtgacctcttcggggaaaccgagggttttgtctgtgcgatacaagatcaggtggtcaagacgcggaactaccgaaagtacattctgaaggatggcactcacgacatctgtcgagcttgtcgccatcccggcgagtcactcagacatgtgctttcgggatgctcagcgcttgccaacactgagtatctgcacagacacaaccaagcagccaaaatccttcaccaagagcttgctctgaagtacggtctcctggatgagaggctgccgtattacaagtacacaccggtgccggtactcgagcgcgacggagtccggctctattgggaccggtccatcatcacggacaggactattctagcgaataagcctgacatcgtggtggtggaccgggcacagtcgagggtgtttttggtggacatcaccattccgtatgacgagaacctcgtgagagctgagacggagaaaaagcgcaa tcagcctcgctcaacatctgaggcgactggggttccgtggcagttcgctcgcagccaggatgcaaaaagcggtcttgctggactcggctag